TGTTCAATTATATATACGATAAAAAATCGACCGAACATACGCTGCTTGCCGTCGCGCTCGGCATGGGAGAGGTGCTGGGGAGCTTCGCCATTGCCCGTTATTTTCAAATTTTGTACTATGTCAGGTGGAATTTAATTTACGATGCCGTCGTTTTTTTGGCGATGCTGTTTATCACTTTTTACGCGCATAAGCTGTTAAGAAAATCGATGAATGTCGAGGTGAAGCCGCTGTGATCTTATGGGAGCGTTTTGACGCCAACGAGTGGTTCGTCGTCATTATGCTGTGCGTCTCTTATGCTGCGATTTGGCTGCTGCCGAAAAGATTGCCGAGAAGCGTTGCGATCGTAAGCCTCGTTTGGGGTTTCGCCAGCTCCACCTTGTTTGATTTTACGATCGGCGGCGGTATGATGGACTTTTACCGGGTGAACGATTCGAACCGCTATGAATTGACCGATCTGCTCACGTACTTTATGTTCGCGCCGTTCGGTTATTTTTTTGTTTATTTTTACGAGTGGCTGCATATCCGCAAAAAAACGTTTTTGCTCTACGTGGCCGGCTGGTCTGCAGTAGGTATGGGATTCGAGTGGCTGGCGGAGCGGGTGCATATGACCCAGTACCAGTTAGGGTTCCGGCCTGAATATAACCTCGCTGTTTTTCTCGTCGTGCAGACTACGACCGGGCTCGTTTACGAATATTTGAAACATAGCAAACTTATGATGGTGCATGTTCGGAAACCGCTCAAGTGAATCGCTATGCGAAAAAAAGAGAGCTTGGCCGGCAGCGGGCCAGGCTCTTTGTAATCGGACCGCCGCGGAGGTTGCTGGAAATGAACATATCGCCACGGATCGCCTGACGAGATATCGTTCAAGAAGTGCATGTGGTCCGATCCGTCAGCTGCCTCCGTCGGCGGGTTTCGTTAAGATTTTGAATACTTTATAGAACGCGACATTGATATACAGCAGCAGCGGATATTCGAAAACGGACCACCAAAGCTTCCATCCGTGGTAATAAAAGTAACCCGCAAGCAGCGATAAATATTCGAATCCGACCAGAAATGCCGACGCCAGACCGACGTAAAGGACGGAGCTTTTCATATTATTCCATGGATAAAAGTTGAAAAAGATCAGAGTCACGGATGGGAAAAGGCCTAACATGGGGATAAGGGAGAGCCAATCAACTCCTGTTTGGAAGAAGCCGTATAAATCATATTTGAGATTAACGAACATATCGACCAACTGCTGGAACACGAGCCCGAACAAAGCGATGACAAACATGTCGGCACGCCCCAAACGCTTCGGCATAAAGAACGCGATGCCATTGAACAAAATAACCGAAACAAGCAAAAAAGCCATTTGCGATATCACCACCTCGCCTTATTTTCACCTAAATGGGTAAATATATAGGCGGTCGGAGGTGTTTTCATCCGTTATTTGAACCGGATTCATTCGCAAGGGGTACTGAACGGTTCATTTCAACTCTTTTCGACGGGCAACGTGAAGAACAGCGCCCCAGTGACGACGAACCGACTTTCCCGGACGATTATTAAGGCAAACCCGGATTTCGTTGAAGAGCTTGTCGCGTTTCCATTCCTCCATAAGTATGTGCCCCGAGAAGGTTTCGAGGAGTTTAATATACTCGTCAACACGATATATGCGCTCCCAGTCGAAATGTCTTATGTGAACAATCTCAAACAGGCCGCTTTTTTCAATCTCATCTCTTTGCTCTTGAAGTTCCCCTGGTCGAGGCCAATCGTTGTTGTCTACCGGTTTACCTTCGCCGATCTCATGATAAACGGTTTGAATATTACGAAAGAAGGGGTCTCCGTCATCCGGAAAAACGTGATCTGCGTTCCAAAAGGCCAGATGTCCGCCGGGACGAAGAACCTGCCATGCCTTCGTGTACCGAACTTCGGGATCAATCCATTTCCAAGCGGTTGCAGCGAATACCAGATCAAACCCAAACTCCGCCTCCGGCTGCCAGTCTTCGAAGCTCCCGTTGACGATGTCAACGTCCATTCCGGCAAGGTTTTGACGGGCAACTGCAGCGAGCTCAGCGCCAAGCTCTACGCACGTGATTTTAAATCCGCGCTTGGCTAACGGGAGAGTAGCCTTTCCTGTGGCACAACCCACTTCCAACAAACGATCACCCGGATTCAAATTCGCCGCATGGATTAAATTATCGAACAATTGTTCCGGATAATCCGGACGCGCCTGCTGATAAATATTCGCAGCTCGTTCAAACGACTCGCGCAACTTTTTATTATCATTATTTGTAAAAATCGTAGAGGACTTGGTGAAGGGTTAAGTTATTTACCATTAGATATTGACATCCGACTGATGATGTAATGTAACCAAGAAAATAACTTATAAAAGCTGCAGCTTTCATGAAAAAATGACTCACCATATGGTGGTGGGTCACTTTTTTTACATTCCCCTTTAACCGTTATTTGGTGTATCCATAAAAATCGACATATCATTTAAGATCGTCGAAATTCCGCAATAGGCGCCGCTCCAGCCCATTCTCGTCGGTTACCAGTTCCTTCATGATGGGTATACTCATATCGGTATTCGGGTTGTATTTAAGGCCCCAATGCATAATGGCAAATACAACCGGAAACAGATCAAGTGCTTTTTGTGTTGGCCGGTACATCGTTTGTGCGCGGTTCGTCTCGCCTTCTATTTTGACGAGCAGGCCCGCTTCAACGAGCGATTGGAGCCGTGCGCTCAATATATTGGTTGAGATACGCTCGCGCGAAGCAAGAAACTCGCGGTAATATCGCTTGTTGTGGATGAGGACGTCGCGAAGAATGACCAGGCTCCAGGGATCGCCCCAGATGTCTAGCGAATATACAATTGGACAAACGGTGGATGTTCGTTTTTTCATGACTCGATTATACGATTCATGCTTGCATTTTACAAGTTTGTAATTGCAATTTGCAAGTACACAAACTATACTTGGGGAGTAATTAATTCATATTGAAAGGAAGTTTACAGATGAATGGAAATAATTTTAGCGTTGTAGAAGCGGGTTCTTTTAGCGGTCTATTGAGTATGTCGAAGGACCCTATCCCGGGTAAGTACTTTTTGAAGG
The window above is part of the Paenibacillus hamazuiensis genome. Proteins encoded here:
- a CDS encoding CBO0543 family protein, with product MAFLLVSVILFNGIAFFMPKRLGRADMFVIALFGLVFQQLVDMFVNLKYDLYGFFQTGVDWLSLIPMLGLFPSVTLIFFNFYPWNNMKSSVLYVGLASAFLVGFEYLSLLAGYFYYHGWKLWWSVFEYPLLLYINVAFYKVFKILTKPADGGS
- a CDS encoding class I SAM-dependent methyltransferase produces the protein MRESFERAANIYQQARPDYPEQLFDNLIHAANLNPGDRLLEVGCATGKATLPLAKRGFKITCVELGAELAAVARQNLAGMDVDIVNGSFEDWQPEAEFGFDLVFAATAWKWIDPEVRYTKAWQVLRPGGHLAFWNADHVFPDDGDPFFRNIQTVYHEIGEGKPVDNNDWPRPGELQEQRDEIEKSGLFEIVHIRHFDWERIYRVDEYIKLLETFSGHILMEEWKRDKLFNEIRVCLNNRPGKSVRRHWGAVLHVARRKELK
- a CDS encoding winged helix-turn-helix transcriptional regulator; protein product: MKKRTSTVCPIVYSLDIWGDPWSLVILRDVLIHNKRYYREFLASRERISTNILSARLQSLVEAGLLVKIEGETNRAQTMYRPTQKALDLFPVVFAIMHWGLKYNPNTDMSIPIMKELVTDENGLERRLLRNFDDLK